The following nucleotide sequence is from Synchiropus splendidus isolate RoL2022-P1 chromosome 1, RoL_Sspl_1.0, whole genome shotgun sequence.
CGGCAACCTTTTCTGATATCTTGTGTTTCTtataatttttaaattattattttaatcacaaaaaaattcagtgtttcaccaaCACTTCATTTACTTCCATTTGTTCCTTTCACATGTTTTATCTTTTAATTTCACTTATTTCTAATTAAGTTACATGTCATGCTTCCCATCATCTTGGCTTGTGTAAATGGTTTCTTAAAATAGAGATGACTCTAATGTGTTGAAACACAGTTTCTGTAAGTAtttacatatgtgtgtgtgtttacttatTTTGACTCTTTCATATCGTGATTATTGATTACTTATTTTTCTTGCCAAACAATTTCATATGAGCTTCTAATAGTGTGGAGTATTTGTAAGCACaagttttctgtgttttcattcaatATTATTGTTTGAATTAATCCATAGTAACATACTTGTTTCTTTTCACTGCAATTTGGTACAGTGGGATGAGTAGTGGTGACAAGTAGTgataggtttcatgaaacagtgtcctgattttcagaggccagcagatggcactgtctgctgtacaatgtttggactaaatcaataaaacctcacatcattttttaaccGAGACCGCCGattagtggcctctgaaaattagaacaccGTTTCACTCGGCCTGCAGCActgtcatgatacctcatctacccatcactagtgacaAGTGGCTCTTGACGTCAGATTTGAGAAGCACTGAATCTCGGAAAAACGAACTGGACAGAAATGCCAATTGGTGACTAAATTATGTTGCTAAATTTGGCGTTTTCTATAATTTGTTTCTTCTTGATCTAATACGGTATTTCATTCTCTCTTTCTCCCAGAGGTCCAGATGACGTGATTGCCGACTGTAAGATCCAGTTTCTGGAGGAGGTCTACAACGTGGAGAAACCTGGAGCTCCGCCTCTCTCGGCTGCAGATGGACAGTTTAAACGTATGTTTAAAAGCATATGGTGGCACAGCAGAATCCAGCATCTAATGTCTCCCCCAATCACATTTAGGTAAAAGTGGACCTGAATGTAAGCACTGCAAGGCAGACCCGGATTCAGAATGTcgcttctgctcctgctgcgtCTGCGGGGGGAAGCAGGATGCTCACATGCAGCTGCTGTGTGATGAGTGCAACATGGCGTTTCACATCTACTGCCTCAATCCGCCGCTGTCCACCATCCCAGAGGACGAGGACTGGTGAGTGATGACCGCACTGAAGATCAGAGGGGTTCCCTCTTTCTACAGCTGTAGGCATCTCCCCCACTGCTTGAATAGttgttgaaaacacatttctaaGTCAGCAGTCATTCTTACATTGACCCTGAGGTCACTACCTGTTCCAAAATTACAAGAGATAAAAGCTTGTTGTTTGACATTTCCATCGGGTTTGTGTGTTCTTTCATATCCTACCTATTGGGCATCCCTGCTACAGATATTTGAACAAGGTAAATAACATCAGTGAGTCTTGTCTGTTGCAGTGaaacaagatgaaaataaaaaactgctACGCTAaaggtaatatttcatttaactaGTCGATAGTCGATAAGGTGATCGTAGACTGTTCACATCAAGGTTCTTTGGTTTGTGTTGTGGTGGTTTATTGTATTCTCATGTGAGATGAATAACCACCTCAGACTCGATTCCAAATCGTAGTCCCCAGTGTGACTGTGAAACATGTCAGCACACCTATCCATGCATAGAACTGCCATACACACATACACCTGCCTTTGCTTTTGGACATTCACACTTATTTTTTCACTTCCGCAGGTACTGTCCAACCTGCAAGAACGACACCAGCGAGGTTGTGAAAGCAGGAGAGAAACTCAAAGCCAGCAAGAAAAGAGCCAAGATGCCATCGGCGACCACTGAGAGCCAAAGGGACTGGGGAAAGGTGAGACCTACACTtgcaaaaaagagaaagaaacacaAGAAGGTGGCTGAGTCTAAGTAAGGGTTCCACATATTCAGATTACCGCTCACATATGAGATCAAATGGAATGTTTACCAATGTGATAGAAAACCATAGTATGACTTtctcacatttttgttttgattttatagAAGTAGTTGATGATTAGCTGTAGTTCTTGATACACCAAATACCTCTTAAAGTTAGATTAGTCTGAAGTTTATCACTACCtttaaatttctttttataaCAACTTTAGCACATTTTTATTACTGACAAATTATTTTACTATAAGAAAGAATGTAGTTGATTCACCGCTAGTGTTGCTCATTAACTCTTAAATATTACTTCCTTATTCTGTACTTGGCTGGAGCATTATTTGTCTCCCTCTCCTTGCTTGTTACGTTCTTATTGTATGTTTACATCGTCTGCTTACTTCCCCACACTTGTTCCCACTTGGCTTTCGACCCTGAATTGTTTGTCTCCGTAGCACCTCAAAAACCCTCAAGTCATGGGTCTATCGTTCCACTGTTGCTGCCCTTCGTCTTTGATATGTTTTGCTGTTTGACTTCCCCCTCCCCTTCTATGTGTACTCCCAACTGTTCCCTGGCTGTGtatctgtttgttttgacttgtgttgtgctttttttgtttttgcttctttatTTTGCTTTGTACGATTTCTCAATCcgctgctgctgtttttcaatATGCTCCGCAAATAAATTTCATTGGACTTGCTGCAAGACTTTAACAAACTGTGTGGATTATTGCttgctctgtgtgtgagtgtgttgtttCATCATCTTTTTCTTCCAAACTTGCATCCTTGCGAGTGCAGTGATCTGTCTCTTTAGAAAGCGCTTGAACTAGCTTTAGCTTGCTTTTAAAGGAAGTTGAAAATGTTGAACCGGAATTACCTTTTTATCTAGAGATACTAGCTCAGTGTTGTTCAGCTCAATTTTACTTGCCAATGTTGGAAGGAGTCCAAAGAGTGACAGTTTTTCCACACCTACCTGGCTTTGCAACGAGTCCGAGAGAGTTCAAAAGCCAATCATACTGCTCTTTTCATAGACGATCGGAGAACTCTGATGGTCAACTTTAATGGAAGTCTTCTAGCAGGAAAGTGTCCTTTTGTCAGGCTAAGGGGCAGCTGTAAGAGTCCCATTGCTGGTCCCCTTACAGGTATAGGTCAGCTTTTGGTTATGTTTGGAAGAAGGAGACATACAACCAGTGAAACAAGAGTCCAACAGGTGGAACAGAAACACAAGCAGGATATCATATACACCATACAAACTTGCCAGGTCAGTCATTAAAACTTGGGTACTCGAAGAAGGAATCCTCTTAGAAGTGGGGTTGGAGCCTTACTGCCACCTAGGTAGTAGATGAgtcaagatgaggaagaggaccaAAAATAGCGCATTTAGAGGTGTCAGGAAAACTACAAGCTGTGGGATGAGTCACCAAAGCCTGAGTCCACTTTGTAGTCCAAGGACGAATCCCCGTGGGAAACCTGTTTGTAGGAAAAGTCCACCATGGTGCACTGAGAAACGGGGTTCGTAGGACTACAGTTCTTTCAAATAGCACTGAAGCAGCATACAGCCATCCAGACATTATGAAGCTCCTGCCACAGGAAGAGCAGACAGTCTGCTACTGGAAAGAACCAAATTTATATACTGATGCCCCAGAGTCCAGATGGAGTGGTTACTAATTCATGATGTGCGATGAATGAATCATAGCAACCCGAACCAATCACTGAGGTGCCATCAGATCTCATGAGTCCTTCCTCGTGGATCGCTATATGTTTGCCAAACAGGCGTTTATGTTAAAGTGGTGTGTTTTAGGAGAGTGATTCACAATAGTGGACAGTTTATGACCCTAAACTTCCTGTGGATCTTAATTGCAGGAGTCTCGCTGTCTCCTTGACACTTAGCTCTGCTGTGTAATCTGGGCAATACCATTAAGCATGACTGAGCCACTTTCCTGGAAGAGAGGATGGAAAaataactacttttttttttaaacttgaatgTTCTTTTCTGCCGACTAATTGAAagcagctttgcctgtgtgttTAAGCACATTTAACAACTGTGAGTCATGCAGTCTATAAATTATCTCAGGTTTATACTGCAATTCGAATGCTGTCTGTAAGCCATTTTCAAGCGAAGCTACCAGACATTTTCCACCTTTTAGTAGGTTACTTTTAGTGAATAGGTCTTTGATATTTTTCTGTCTATCTTAATTACAGGGCATGGCCTGTGTGGGGCGAACAAAGGAGTGCACAATTGTTCCTTCGAACCACTACGGACCCATACCTGGTGTACCTGTTGGGACCACCTGGAAATTCAGAGTTCAGGTAAGACGCACTGCTGTGAGATGTGCCTTATCATGGTTCTGCTTCTGACTAATAATATAGCAATGAGTTGTTGCCAAATTGAGAAATTTAATCCTCATCCTCCACTGTACTTATTTGTATGTTagttaattttaaaataatattattttccaACTGTTGTCTTGTTACGGACGTGTTCCACCAGAGGGCGTCCATAGACAGAGAGGCGTTAGGCGGTAAACACATCTGAAACATCAAATGAAGGATTCCATTTTACTTTCTGTTATAGGCAAAACATTACTATCAGCAAAAGATTAGGTTATTGCTATTATTTCCCATTGCACAAAAATCTGACTCATAGTGTGTGAATGAATTTACCTCAATTCACCTTTCtcaggtcttttttttatttctttgaattAACATTGAAGCAAGTCCTTTTGTCATCCAGGTGAGCGAGGCTGGAGTTCACAGGCCTCATGTCGGAGGTATCCATGGGCGAAGTAACGACGGCTCATACTCCCTGGTTCTGGCTGGAGGCTTTGAGGACGAAGTGGTGAGTTGTCTATTCTCGTTTCAAATTTCTCTTGTTCTCCAATAACGTCGTGTTCCTCAGGACCGAGGAGACGAGTTCACCTACACCGGCAGCGGAGGGCGGGACCTCTCAGGAAACAAGCGGATCGGCGAGCACTCTTTTGACCAGACCTTGACCCACATGAACAGGTATTTAAGGATGATAAGAGGGAACCACTCTGATTTCAAGCCCACTGATTTCTTTTAAACCAACAGAGCTTTGGCGTTAAACTGCGACGCCCCTCTGAATGACAAGGATGGAGCCGAATCCAGAAACTGGCGAGAGGGGAAACCTGTGAGAGTCGTGCGCAGCTCCAAAGGCCGACGTATCAGCAAGTACGCTCCCGAAGAGGGAAACCGATATGACGGCATCTACAAGGTACCATCGGCCCAAATGTAGTCTACCATGACCTCAGACGTCAAAACATGTCTGTTGATGTCCGCACTTCAGGTGGTGAAGTACTGGCCAGAGGTGGGGAAGTGCGGCTATCTGGTGTGGCGGTATTTGCTGAGACGGGACGACCAGGAACCAGCACCGTGGACCCCTGAAGGACAGGAGCGGATAAAGAAACTGGGGCTCGCAGTTCAGGTGAGTCAGAAACCACTGTGTGGGTTTCACAGAAAATATTGAACTTTGCTTCTTACTGGTGTCAATGTACTTAAAAGTCCAGCTTGTTTGCATTTGTGTCTTCCCTGCTCAACAACTACAACGATTAGTTGATGTCATGGACAACAAAAAttcgtcaaaatctgtgcgtcaatgcgtcgtgttgctgttggtgtaaaaacacacgggccgcaggatgggcatTGAGAGCTGGTTTTTATTCaaaagcagtgagaaaatatcacattctctggaatcattaagatatgttaaTTTATGTTCCTTGAATTgattcctgactgaggtccgactccaactcaCTGCAAaatgaagccacacttttgaacactacgacccggAGGAGTTGCGCagcgacgggtcgtagtgttcaaaagtgtggcttcttTTTGTTTGCGAAGAAAATGCGTGTcgaggatgagcaaaccccttcgccaccatggtagaatgatgaaagactgTTTGGTCTGTAACGCCACACACactcgagctaacagctagcatgtcagttagcacggagctaacttgtaagaggagattgatttgtttttaatgacatcacacacgtcacatctgtGCTActagagtgatttttttttttttttacagtgatgtagtgaagtgtcctcggTCTCACGCCGCCTTCTAATAAGATGAAcagaactagggagctacactgaacacatccttTTTGAttcttattcaaataagacctttagatgtggatgttgatcagatattttgtatgagatacatatatgaacattgatgattttaaattcttctcaaggaccaataaagacctctgttttaaagaactgggGCTCTCTGTAAACTGgtttatgcttcatgcttcacagggttaatacatgttcctggatgatgtggcattattttaatatacttttttaataatgtatggtgtctgagtatcacagtgagatgatttcagcaactttaggttcaacagaaattcaaaataggtccaaacaaaggtaaccGTGATTAGTCAACTCAtcgaaaaataatgaatagattagtcaACAACGAAAATAATTGTAAGTTGCAGCCCTATCAACAACTAAGCTCTCCTGACATCCATTCTCTGCTCGACATTCTACTCATGCAGCTGCGCCGGAGGCAAcagaaacatgagaaaaaaaaggttgttgcATGTGAtgaggtgaaaatgaatgagtaaaGTTCAGGAAGGGGTTTACCGGTGCAGGCATTATAACATGATTGTTAGATGACCTGTGCTGTTCTGATCTGGACCAGGCTGAAGGAGCAGGTCTGGTAGCACATTTCTgaagtctgaattaaaatgtttgctGACAGTCACATGATCACTGCACTGGAAACAAATGACTAACTGAATTATCATATTGTCACCTTAAATAAAGTTAATTTTAGCGTGACTTGGACATTTGGAGTTCCATTTAAGCCCCTTATGAATCAAGCTGTTCTCCGGACGACGCTCTAATCTGCAATCAGGACATACTACCTTCAAACAGTGAGAATTGAATTGCATTTATGTAGCTTTAATAACTTGCTCTtgtggatttgtttttgcttaTGATCATATACCTTTAGTTCATGAATATTTAGTCTTTTTCTGCTCATAAGGTTGGTGTCCATTTTATTCTAAGCTGTTCCAACAACCACTTGGATCCACTAAAGCTATAGATTTTTCTTCCGCCTTCAGTATCCTCCGGGCTACTTGGCAGCCatggcaaacaaaacaaagaaagaggCCATCGCCAGACCTGGGCAGGGCGGCCGGAAGCCTTACAGCGGGAGGGGGAGGCCTCGGAAAGCACGCAAGAGTAAGGACAAagaagaagacgaggaggaggaagagcccagtgagCACCTGATGGCCTGCATCGATGACGACGAAGTGGAGAGCGACGGGGATCTGAAGCCGAGCCAGGAGAGCGGTGGGCTTCTCTTCAAATGTGGTGCGTCAGGTGCAAACAGcagttcatgtttgtgtttggtggCCAGAAGTGTCGCCAGCGGAGGAGCCCCCGTCCAAACGACCAAAGGTGGAGGAAGCGTTCCAGCTGACTGAGCAGCAGTTGAAGCTGATCCAAGAAGACACGGCCAACAAGAAGCTGTGGGACGAAGCCATGGAACATCTGGAAGAAGGACCAGTAGGCTTCTCTTCACACTGAACACTCCATTACAGGCTCATCACCTGTTTAAAGCTGCCAACTGTGCCGTGTTTTTGGCAAAATGTACTCACACAAGTGATGGGAAACTTTTTAAAGCCACCACAATTGAACATGATAAATTGATTCAAATGGAGGGTTGACTTCTGTGCCCTGTTTATTAAAATCCATTTATGAAGTATTCATGCAAGCACAGTGAGGCCTGGAGGAAAGTGACAGTGGTGCTGGTGGCTACATTCTAGTGTTGATAGAAAGCCAATATGGCTTCCCTGCTTGCACAACTCCACCCAACATAACACCTCAATGTCAGGTAGGTGAGGTGATCGCCTGCTAAGAGATAAAATCGTGTCGACATTTCTTGCTTCACAAAAATTCTGTGACCTGTAGGGGGCATTTGCTTCGGTGACTCTGACCAGGAGGATGAAAGAAGTCAGTGGATCTCTGATGATGTCAGAGTACGACAATGTCAGCCACTTTTTAATCGTTTCAGTCGTGAGCAAGGATCCATTGGGTGGGACCTGACTCTTCTAACTACCTTAAAAGACGCTTATTAAACTGActtatttctttctttaatttTCTAGTGCAAGAAATATACATTAAAGTATTATAACTATAAACTTCTAATGCCGATGAGATTGGTTTTGGTTCAGTTTGTACCTACCTTTTCGCAGTTTACTGGCTGAGGACATCTAGTGGTGGAATAGCAGATTGCACCTGAATGCAGTTCTCTCCCTGCTGCACTCATGAATGCCTGTTGTTTATGTTGGGGTTGACAGAATTTCGTGAGCAAGATGGAGCAgatcttcatgtgtgtgtgctgccagGAGCTGGCCTACCAACCCATCACCACCATCTGCTCACACAACGTTTGCAAGGTACTCCAAACTCCGAGTCGCGTGATATCCTGTGTGTTATTTCTCGTGTATGATGGAGGTTTGAGTATCTATTTACTTGACTGATGACCAACGTTACTTCCTTCATGTCATGAGCTGCAGTCTGGCctgcattttgtatttattggtGCTATCATAAATAAGAAGGACCTAAGGGATAACTCAACTTAGGACTCTTATGCTGACATTCCCACCATCGCTTTTTACTGAAAATGGTGTTGAAAGGCAAAAATCGAACGTGGTCATAGGAGGATCTCAGCAGGTTGAATCACATAGTTTAGGTCGTAGGTTGACTCAGACATTAGATTGTACTTGCATCCATTTTGTGTGGGCTTGTTATGTTGTCTACgacagcgtttttcaaccggggtgccGTGGCACGCTAGTGCgccgtgagagactgtcaggtgtgccaggggaaaatgatccaatttcaccttacagcagagctaacggctaacgcgACGGCTCGCTTcgaaactttattgatactcatggactgtcaaagtttgctttgtggttttaaagttggcaaaatgcacaagaaaataaatgcgctccaaaatgtgaagagagaaagaatagttgtttttatgaagcaagttcaggcaaagaaagAAGGATTTGTCTGGTAACTCCAAActgcaataaaatcatgcaaaagagaagtgataaaatcaaaacagttatttaaagtaagtaaataaataaataaataaataaatcatgatatatgttGCCATAtcgcccgcccctttctggacacatttgaaacagatacattttctgcaatctGACCTGCAACTTTTCTGTGCATACTGTGACAGTTGCGTCCCCTAACTGAGTTTGACGTGCTCTTGCTCTCCACAGAGCTGCCTCCAGCGCTCGTTCAGAGCTCAGGTCTACACGTGTCCCGCCTGCCGCCACGACTTGGGCAAAGACTATGTCATGACCCAGAACAAGACGCTGCAGTCGCTGCTCGATCAGTTCTTTCCCGGCTACAGCAAAGGCCGATGAGGTCGCGACCAAGTACCACACAAACACTCGCACATCGGCATCCGTTCTGTGAATATCACGTATACTGTCACCAAACTTTGCGCACACGTTCTGTAACTTCCTTGCGGGCAATTGTTGATTGCGTATACAGCCATTTATGTAAACaatcattcacacacaaacaacctcAGTCGGGTCGGACCTCATTTGTTGAACTCGGACTGTCTCCATTGACATCACCAGCCGCAGATTTAAAGTTAGTTTTTGTTTTCGCCGCCTCCACAGACGGAAATCGACATCAGTCAAATATTAGGGAAGGAGTTGACTGCGCTTGTTTTCTATTGAAGCACTTAGATCCCTGCCAACCAGAGCGAGTTTCACCTGACTGCAGACTCATTATCCTCCTCCCTGGATGAATCCCAGCTCCTAATCTGACAACAAAGAAGCACAGCCCCAAAAGGGAAAAGGTCCTTAAATATGAGAGAAAATGCCTCTTTAAACGCTGACAAAGCAGTGTGTCTGGTTTTCCTTTATCTATCTCTCCACTGACATTCGCAGAAGGCACCATGCTGATGTTCCCGTGTTGCCAAGCAACCAAAATCCACACTTATAaaatttctgcttttgttttataaTAGTCTCTGAGCGCTTCACAGCTCGAGTTCTGGCTCCAAACCCAGGTTTAGACTGAAGACCAAATTAGACTTCACATCTCTTCGGTCGGGTTTACTCAACCCAAAATGAAAAGGATCTTAAGAGAGTGTGAGATGGAGCTGTGTATCTTCAGTGTGAGGACAAATGAAGTGAAGGTTTGTTCACTAAGCAGCGCTGGAACTCAACTGCTCAGAAGACGTCAGTGGAGAACTGAGTAAAGTGGTGCACCAGCTGTTAGTGGCTGTcgtgttgtttaaaatgaacatgacggttttaaCTCAGCTTTTGGAGTTTCGCCAGTCGGAGTTGCGTTATCggtagaaacaaaaaaaagatgatgtaGAATTTTAGTTGAAAGTTCAAAGTTTGAACTTGAATTTGGTCAATACATGAAGGTCACTAAATGTTTCAAATTTAGCGCATTTGTTTCAAATTTGATTCAAGGTGCCGTGTTATGGTTCTTTCGTCAGCCATTGCTTCAAATGTGAAGATGACTTGACTTGGTTCCTCAGGCTGCAATAGAACTTTATCTGTGTTCATGCATTCTTGGGTCACCTACACTGTTTGAAAAGTCCACCTTGATTTCATCTCCTTTGGcacttctttctcttttgtgttttatatttagcaCTTGATGAACACTTTTATTAGAATGTAATGTTTTAGAGCATTTTAACTGCTCAGTACCACTTAATGTTAAACAATATCAATAAACAAATATCActttaacaaataaaaataaaggtgcTTGTTTGAAACTCTGCCGATGTGCAAGTAGGTTGGTTAACTGTAATTTTTTCAGACAATCAAGCAGATTTATATACAATATGACATATGAAGTGTTGATTTATCACACAGGCTGTCGCCTCGCTATTGTTGACATTGACT
It contains:
- the LOC128761008 gene encoding E3 ubiquitin-protein ligase UHRF1-like isoform X1 codes for the protein MWIQIRTIDGKETRTVEDLSRLTKIESLRLKIQDIFNVSPQQQRLFYRGKQMEDGQTLFDYNVGLNDIVQLLIRSHTDPPDGLAPKTPSDEACAPTPETGSMTESHNSPAPVSPVAMESSTSITSTNNNNSSSSSSNSNSNNSNSNNETTSTPCNTTPVILESRDSTSTKNGLKPSSPAQLDNQPPTSSKSLLIDPGIGVYKINELVDCKDVSIGAWFEACVENVTMAPIKARVGRPPKKPQNGKLDAEQITDTNRNIVLNTDSNGASTSQTDSAAQSKNREEEVLYHIKYEDYPENGLVAIRPMYVRPRARRTLRWDELYVGMHVMVNYNMETPEERGFWFDAEVQALNQTSRTNKELRVKILLGGPDDVIADCKIQFLEEVYNVEKPGAPPLSAADGQFKRKSGPECKHCKADPDSECRFCSCCVCGGKQDAHMQLLCDECNMAFHIYCLNPPLSTIPEDEDWYCPTCKNDTSEVVKAGEKLKASKKRAKMPSATTESQRDWGKGMACVGRTKECTIVPSNHYGPIPGVPVGTTWKFRVQVSEAGVHRPHVGGIHGRSNDGSYSLVLAGGFEDEVDRGDEFTYTGSGGRDLSGNKRIGEHSFDQTLTHMNRALALNCDAPLNDKDGAESRNWREGKPVRVVRSSKGRRISKYAPEEGNRYDGIYKVVKYWPEVGKCGYLVWRYLLRRDDQEPAPWTPEGQERIKKLGLAVQYPPGYLAAMANKTKKEAIARPGQGGRKPYSGRGRPRKARKSKDKEEDEEEEEPSEHLMACIDDDEVESDGDLKPSQESGGLLFKCEFREQDGADLHVCVLPGAGLPTHHHHLLTQRLQELPPALVQSSGLHVSRLPPRLGQRLCHDPEQDAAVAARSVLSRLQQRPMRSRPSTTQTLAHRHPFCEYHVYCHQTLRTRSVTSLRAIVDCVYSHLCKQSFTHKQPQSGRTSFVELGLSPLTSPAADLKLVFVFAASTDGNRHQSNIREGVDCACFLLKHLDPCQPERVSPDCRLIILLPG
- the LOC128761008 gene encoding E3 ubiquitin-protein ligase UHRF2-like isoform X2, translating into MWIQIRTIDGKETRTVEDLSRLTKIESLRLKIQDIFNVSPQQQRLFYRGKQMEDGQTLFDYNVGLNDIVQLLIRSHTDPPDGLAPKTPSDEACAPTPETGSMTESHNSPAPVSPVAMESSTSITSTNNNNSSSSSSNSNSNNSNSNNETTSTPCNTTPVILESRDSTSTKNGLKPSSPAQLDNQPPTSSKSLLIDPGIGVYKINELVDCKDVSIGAWFEACVENVTMAPIKARVGRPPKKPQNGKLDAEQITDTNRNIVLNTDSNGASTSQTDSAAQSKNREEEVLYHIKYEDYPENGLVAIRPMYVRPRARRTLRWDELYVGMHVMVNYNMETPEERGFWFDAEVQALNQTSRTNKELRVKILLGGPDDVIADCKIQFLEEVYNVEKPGAPPLSAADGQFKRKSGPECKHCKADPDSECRFCSCCVCGGKQDAHMQLLCDECNMAFHIYCLNPPLSTIPEDEDWYCPTCKNDTSEVVKAGEKLKASKKRAKMPSATTESQRDWGKGMACVGRTKECTIVPSNHYGPIPGVPVGTTWKFRVQVSEAGVHRPHVGGIHGRSNDGSYSLVLAGGFEDEVDRGDEFTYTGSGGRDLSGNKRIGEHSFDQTLTHMNRALALNCDAPLNDKDGAESRNWREGKPVRVVRSSKGRRISKYAPEEGNRYDGIYKVVKYWPEVGKCGYLVWRYLLRRDDQEPAPWTPEGQERIKKLGLAVQYPPGYLAAMANKTKKEAIARPGQGGRKPYSGRGRPRKARKSKDKEEDEEEEEPSEHLMACIDDDEVESDGDLKPSQESEVSPAEEPPSKRPKVEEAFQLTEQQLKLIQEDTANKKLWDEAMEHLEEGPNFVSKMEQIFMCVCCQELAYQPITTICSHNVCKSCLQRSFRAQVYTCPACRHDLGKDYVMTQNKTLQSLLDQFFPGYSKGR